Proteins encoded in a region of the Leopardus geoffroyi isolate Oge1 chromosome E2, O.geoffroyi_Oge1_pat1.0, whole genome shotgun sequence genome:
- the NKG7 gene encoding protein NKG7 encodes MELCRSLALFTGCLGLVSIVIALSTDFWFVAVGPNFSFHSGLWPEGFHNTVAAYIHVTQSFSILAALCGLVSVLLMVLSCIPPVSIPDRGPLASSVTAFVAAIFVMVAMVVYTSERWNQPRHPQIQSSFSWSFYLGWVSMILLLCAGSLSLGAHCSAPRPGYDTL; translated from the exons ATGGAGCTCTGTCGGTCCTTGGCCTTATTCACTGGCTGCCTGGGCCTGGTGTCCATCGTGATCGCTCTGAGCACGGATTTCTGGTTCGTGGCCGTGGGGCCTAACTTTTCATTTCACTCGGGCCTCTGGCCAGAGGGGTTTCACAATACGGTGGCAG CCTACATCCACGTGACACAGAGCTTCAGCATTCTGGCCGCCCTGTGTGGCCTGGTGTCGGTGCTCCTCATGGTCCTGTCCTGCATCCCCCCAGTGTCCATCCCAGACCGCGGGCCCCTTGCCTCCTCTGTCACAGCCTTTGTTGCAG CCATCTTCGTGATGGTGGCCATGGTCGTCTACACCAGTGAGCGGTGGAACCAGCCCCGACACCCCCAGATCCAGTCCTCCTTCTCCTGGTCTTTCTACCTGGGCTGGGTTTCGATGATTCTCTTGCTCTGTGCAG GTAGCCTGAGTCTGGGTGCTCATTGCAGTGCCCCCCGGCCTGGCTATGACACCTTGTGA
- the CLDND2 gene encoding claudin domain-containing protein 2 isoform X2, translated as MGMKRRLQSGGTLLGFLAQILTILSTATNYWIHYPGGHSGLWKECNGGICSNIPCQTMLAVAGACMVLAACSAVVGLVMGLRILCHEGDSRGQTMSGTFFLCGLLLLIALTGYTVKNAWKNDVFFSWSYFSGWLALPFSILAGFCFLLADMIVQSTDAISGFPVCL; from the exons ATGGGGATGAAGCGGCGCCTTCAGAGCGGGGGCACCTTGCTGGGCTTCTTGGCCCAAATCCTCACGATTCTCTCCACTGCCACCAACTACTGGATTCACTACCCTGGGGGCCACAGTGGCCTGTGGAAGGAGTGTAATGGCGGCATCTGCTCCAACATCCCCTGCCAGA CCATGCTGGCGGTGGCGGGCGCGTGCATGGTGCTGGCGGCGTGCTCCGCCGTCGTGGGTTTGGTGATGGGGCTGCGGATTCTGTGCCACGAGGGTGACTCGCGGGGCCAGACTATGAGCGGCACCTTCTTCCTCTGCG ggctgctgctgctgatcGCCCTGACAGGCTACACCGTCAAGAACGCGTGGAAAAACGACGTCTTCTTCTCATGGTCCTATTTTTCGGGGTGGCTGGCTTTACCCTTCTCTATCCTCGCGG GCTTCTGCTTTCTGCTGGCGGACATGATCGTGCAGAGCACGGACGCCATCAGCGGATTCCCCGTGTGCTTGTGA
- the CLDND2 gene encoding claudin domain-containing protein 2 isoform X1 — protein sequence MGMKRRLQSGGTLLGFLAQILTILSTATNYWIHYPGGHSGLWKECNGGICSNIPCQTMLAVAGACMVLAACSAVVGLVMGLRILCHEGDSRGQTMSGTFFLCGLLLLIALTGYTVKNAWKNDVFFSWSYFSGWLALPFSILAGNLDSGKRVEETALSTPLPIDSPSPSQGLPSTLRSRLPHTRQDRP from the exons ATGGGGATGAAGCGGCGCCTTCAGAGCGGGGGCACCTTGCTGGGCTTCTTGGCCCAAATCCTCACGATTCTCTCCACTGCCACCAACTACTGGATTCACTACCCTGGGGGCCACAGTGGCCTGTGGAAGGAGTGTAATGGCGGCATCTGCTCCAACATCCCCTGCCAGA CCATGCTGGCGGTGGCGGGCGCGTGCATGGTGCTGGCGGCGTGCTCCGCCGTCGTGGGTTTGGTGATGGGGCTGCGGATTCTGTGCCACGAGGGTGACTCGCGGGGCCAGACTATGAGCGGCACCTTCTTCCTCTGCG ggctgctgctgctgatcGCCCTGACAGGCTACACCGTCAAGAACGCGTGGAAAAACGACGTCTTCTTCTCATGGTCCTATTTTTCGGGGTGGCTGGCTTTACCCTTCTCTATCCTCGCGGGTAACTTGGACAGCGGGAAGAGGGTGGAGGAGACTGCCCtgagcacccccctccccatagACTCCCCGTCGCCCTCCCAGGGACTCCCCAGCACACTCCGCTCCCGACTCCCGCACACCCGGCAGGATCGCCCTTAG
- the ETFB gene encoding electron transfer flavoprotein subunit beta, giving the protein MAELRALVAVKRVIDFAVKIRVKPDKTGVVTDGVKHSMNPFCEIAMEEAVRLKEKKLVKEVIAVSCGPAQCQETIRTALAMGADRGIHVEVPAAEADRLGPLQVARVLAKLAEKEKVDLVLLGKQAIDDDCNQTGQMTAGFLDWPQGTFASQVTLEGDKVKVEREIDGGLETLRLKLPAVVTADLRLNEPRYATLPNIMKAKKKKIEVIKPGDLGVDLTSKLSVVSVEDPPQRTAGVKVETTEDLVAKLREIGRI; this is encoded by the exons atGGCGGAGCTGCGTGCGCTCGTGGCTGTCAAGAGGGTCATCGACTTCGCTGTGAAg ATCCGGGTAAAGCCTGACAAGACGGGCGTGGTCACAGATGGCGTGAAGCACTCCATGAACCCTTTCTGTGAGATCGCCATGGAGGAGGCCGTGCGGCTCAAGGAGAAAAAGCTGGTGAAAGAGGTCATCGCTGTCAGCTGTGGGCCTGCCCAGTGCCAG GAGACCATCCGCACTGCTCTGGCCATGGGCGCAGACCGAGGCATCCACGTGGAGGTGCCAGCTGCAGAGGCAGATCGCCTGGGTCCCCTGCAGGTGGCCCGGGTCCTGGCCAAGctggcagagaaggagaaggtcGACCTGGTGCTGCTGGGCAAGCAG GCCATCGATGATGACTGTAACCAGACGGGGCAGATGACCGCTGGATTTCTAGACTGGCCACAG GGCACATTCGCCTCCCAGGTGACACTGGAAGGGGACAAGGTGAAAGTGGAGCGGGAGATTGACGGGGGCCTGGAGACCCTGCGCCTGAAGCTGCCTGCCGTGGTGACCGCCGACCTGCGGCTCAACGAACCTCGCTATGCCACGTTGCCCAACATCATG aaagccaagaaaaagaagattGAGGTCATCAAGCCCGGAGACCTGGGTGTGGACCTTACCTCCAAGCTCTCCGTGGTTAGTGTGGAGGACCCGCCCCAGCGCACGGCCGGCGTCAAGGTGGAGACCACGGAGGACCTGGTGGCCAAGCTGAGGGAGATTGGGCGGATTTGA